The following proteins are encoded in a genomic region of Luteibaculum oceani:
- a CDS encoding T9SS type A sorting domain-containing protein, translating to MRTLYYFVMMFISTGIHSQSYTKLLEDDKVWNVSYSNYANIPPTGYTTEYSFHKDTIINGITYQDFGALLREDTVNRRVFYWYHNEEYLLYDFNANVGDTILTTHFQIVIDSISTITLENSEKRKIFYHSGSNTGEYYIEGIGSDHGLVEISEANGPPAINFNCLTKNGEKIFGSCTNSSIQTNEKHPNTLLVSPNPVNEILHLTDIAGLNSGKVQILDQQGQILLEEKITTTLYLNNVSSGEYLLRLFDKGNEIVGQSRFIKE from the coding sequence ATGAGAACCCTATACTATTTTGTGATGATGTTCATTTCTACTGGAATACACAGTCAGAGCTACACAAAGCTATTAGAAGATGACAAAGTCTGGAACGTTAGTTATTCAAACTATGCAAATATTCCCCCGACAGGCTATACTACTGAATACTCCTTCCATAAGGATACGATCATTAATGGAATAACATATCAGGATTTCGGTGCGCTTCTCCGTGAAGATACCGTCAACAGAAGAGTCTTTTACTGGTATCATAACGAAGAGTATTTACTTTATGATTTTAATGCAAATGTAGGGGACACAATTCTCACTACTCACTTTCAAATCGTAATCGATAGTATTTCAACAATTACTCTGGAAAATAGCGAAAAGAGAAAAATATTTTACCATTCTGGAAGTAATACTGGGGAATATTATATCGAAGGTATTGGTAGCGACCATGGATTAGTTGAAATATCAGAGGCAAACGGGCCTCCTGCTATAAATTTTAATTGTCTGACCAAAAATGGTGAAAAAATATTCGGATCGTGTACAAATAGCTCCATTCAAACAAATGAAAAACATCCTAATACCTTATTAGTTTCGCCTAATCCAGTAAACGAAATCCTCCATCTAACAGACATCGCAGGGTTAAATTCGGGTAAAGTTCAAATATTAGACCAGCAAGGACAAATTCTTCTTGAGGAAAAAATTACCACTACGTTATATTTAAACAATGTTAGTTCGGGGGAATACCTTTTGAGGCTATTTGATAAAGGAAATGAAATAGTTGGACAGAGTAGATTCATAAAAGAATAA